The Populus nigra chromosome 19, ddPopNigr1.1, whole genome shotgun sequence genome includes a window with the following:
- the LOC133680191 gene encoding probable E3 ubiquitin-protein ligase ARI2 isoform X2: MEGEEDYGFSEEEDYYYADDGDSHDGLADNDDSALQWAPPKGSTTKVITKESLLAAQREDLRRVMELLSLKEHHARTLLIHYRWDVEKLLAVLVEKGKSCLFTEAGVTVVENVDDDVPLSSSSTITCDICIEDASADNATRMECGHCFCNNCWTEHFIIKINEGQSRRIQCMAHRCSAICDEAIVRNLVSRRHPNLAEKFDRFLLESYIEDNKMVKWCPSIPHCGKAIRVEEDEFCEVECSCGLQFCFSCLSEAHSPCSCLMWERWSKKCHDESETVNWITVHTKPCPKCYKPVEKNGGCNLVSCICGQSFCWVCGGATGRDHTWSRIAGHSCGRYKEDREKQTERAKRDLYRYMHYHNRFKAHTDSFKLESKLKESILDKVSVAEERELRLKDFSWVTNGLNRLFRSRRVLSYSYPFAFYMFGEEFFKDEMTDEEREIKKNLFEDQQQQLESNVEKLSMFLEEPFQQFSQDKVMDIRMRVINLSVTIDTLCQKMYECIESDLLGSLHLGTHHIAPYKSKGIERASELSSCWNTKLGSTDEYLPSDFQLQGLSVWRMEILFIPLKRKALFHSK, encoded by the exons ATGGAGGGTGAGGAGGATTATGGATTTAGTGAAGAGGAGGACTACTATTACGCCGATGATGGTGACTCGCATGACGGCCTTGCCGACAATGACGATTCTGCTTTACAGTGGGCTCCACCTAAGGGCTCAACTACTAAG GTGATCACTAAAGAGTCCCTCTTGGCTGCACAG AGGGAAGATTTGCGGAGAGTCATGGAGTTGCTATCACTAAAAGAACACCATGCACGGACTTTATTGATCCATTATCGATGGGATGTTGAAAAGCTACTTGCAGTGCTTGTGGAGAAAGGGAAATCGTGTTTGTTTACTGAAGCAGGTGTTACTGTGgttgaaaatgttgatgatgatgtgcCACTGAGTTCATCTTCTACAATAACTTGTGATATATGCATAGAGGATGCATCTGCTGATAACGCCACAAGAATGGAATGTGGCCATTGTTTCTGCAACAATT GCTGGACAGAACActtcattataaaaataaatgagggCCAGAGCAGGCGCATCCAGTGCATGGCACACAGATGTAGTGCTATTTGTGATGAAGCTATTGTCAGGAATTTAGTTAGTAGAAGGCATCCTAATTTGGCAGAGAAATTTGATCGCTTTCTTCTTGAGTCGTATATTGAGGACAATAAAATGGTCAAATGGTGTCCGAGCATTCCTCACTGTGGGAAAGCTATACGAGTTGAGGAGGATGAATTTTGCGAGGTAGAATGTTCATGTGGTCTGCAGTTTTGTTTCAGTTGCTTATCAGAAGCACACTCGCCTTGTTCATGCTTAATGTGGGAGCGCTGGAGCAAGAAGTGCCACGATGAATCTGAAACTGTTAACTGGATCACGGTTCATACAAAGCCTTGTCCAAAGTGCTACAAACCTGTCGAGAAAAATGGTGGCTGCAACCTTGTTAGCTGCATCTGTGGACAGTCATTTTG TTGGGTGTGTGGTGGAGCTACTGGTAGAGACCACACTTGGTCAAGAATAGCAGGTCACAGTTGTGGTCGCTACAAAGAAGACCGAGAGAAACAAACCGAAAGGGCGAAACGGGATCTCTATCGATATATGCATTATCATAACCGCTTCAAGGCTCATACAGATTCCTTTAAGCTTGAAAGTAAACTGAAGGAATCAATCCTAGACAAGGTGTCCGTTGCAGAAGAGAGGGAATTGAGACTCAAAGATTTCAGCTGGGTAACTAATGGACTCAACAGACTTTTCAGATCAAGACGGGTTCTTTCTTATTCGTACCCGTTTGCATTTTACATGTTTGGTGAAGAGTTTTTTAAGGACGAGATGACAGACGAGGAaagggaaataaaaaagaatctatTTGAGGATCAGCAACAGCAGCTTGAGTCGAATGTTGAGAAACTCTCCATGTTTCTGGAGGAGCCCTTTCAGCAGTTCAGCCAGGATAAAGTTATGGATATAAGGATGCGCGTCATCAATCTGTCTGTGACCATTGATACCCTCTGTCAGAAAAT GTATGAATGCATTGAGAGCGATTTGTTGGGCTCTCTTCATCTAGGCACCCATCATATAGCTCCTTACAAGTCGAAGGGCATTGAAAGGGCATCGgaactttcctcttgttggaACACCAAACTTGGTTCTACAGATGAATATCTACCAAGTG ATTTTCAACTGCAAGGGCTGTCTGTTTGGAGGATGGAAATACTGTTCATACctttgaaaagaaaagcattATTCCATTCTAAATGA
- the LOC133680191 gene encoding probable E3 ubiquitin-protein ligase ARI2 isoform X1: MEGEEDYGFSEEEDYYYADDGDSHDGLADNDDSALQWAPPKGSTTKVITKESLLAAQREDLRRVMELLSLKEHHARTLLIHYRWDVEKLLAVLVEKGKSCLFTEAGVTVVENVDDDVPLSSSSTITCDICIEDASADNATRMECGHCFCNNCWTEHFIIKINEGQSRRIQCMAHRCSAICDEAIVRNLVSRRHPNLAEKFDRFLLESYIEDNKMVKWCPSIPHCGKAIRVEEDEFCEVECSCGLQFCFSCLSEAHSPCSCLMWERWSKKCHDESETVNWITVHTKPCPKCYKPVEKNGGCNLVSCICGQSFCWVCGGATGRDHTWSRIAGHSCGRYKEDREKQTERAKRDLYRYMHYHNRFKAHTDSFKLESKLKESILDKVSVAEERELRLKDFSWVTNGLNRLFRSRRVLSYSYPFAFYMFGEEFFKDEMTDEEREIKKNLFEDQQQQLESNVEKLSMFLEEPFQQFSQDKVMDIRMRVINLSVTIDTLCQKMYECIESDLLGSLHLGTHHIAPYKSKGIERASELSSCWNTKLGSTDEYLPSGGASEHDRPSGSGSSDDSGCSYRKRAKKEGGGFFDLNLPAEIVDRN; this comes from the exons ATGGAGGGTGAGGAGGATTATGGATTTAGTGAAGAGGAGGACTACTATTACGCCGATGATGGTGACTCGCATGACGGCCTTGCCGACAATGACGATTCTGCTTTACAGTGGGCTCCACCTAAGGGCTCAACTACTAAG GTGATCACTAAAGAGTCCCTCTTGGCTGCACAG AGGGAAGATTTGCGGAGAGTCATGGAGTTGCTATCACTAAAAGAACACCATGCACGGACTTTATTGATCCATTATCGATGGGATGTTGAAAAGCTACTTGCAGTGCTTGTGGAGAAAGGGAAATCGTGTTTGTTTACTGAAGCAGGTGTTACTGTGgttgaaaatgttgatgatgatgtgcCACTGAGTTCATCTTCTACAATAACTTGTGATATATGCATAGAGGATGCATCTGCTGATAACGCCACAAGAATGGAATGTGGCCATTGTTTCTGCAACAATT GCTGGACAGAACActtcattataaaaataaatgagggCCAGAGCAGGCGCATCCAGTGCATGGCACACAGATGTAGTGCTATTTGTGATGAAGCTATTGTCAGGAATTTAGTTAGTAGAAGGCATCCTAATTTGGCAGAGAAATTTGATCGCTTTCTTCTTGAGTCGTATATTGAGGACAATAAAATGGTCAAATGGTGTCCGAGCATTCCTCACTGTGGGAAAGCTATACGAGTTGAGGAGGATGAATTTTGCGAGGTAGAATGTTCATGTGGTCTGCAGTTTTGTTTCAGTTGCTTATCAGAAGCACACTCGCCTTGTTCATGCTTAATGTGGGAGCGCTGGAGCAAGAAGTGCCACGATGAATCTGAAACTGTTAACTGGATCACGGTTCATACAAAGCCTTGTCCAAAGTGCTACAAACCTGTCGAGAAAAATGGTGGCTGCAACCTTGTTAGCTGCATCTGTGGACAGTCATTTTG TTGGGTGTGTGGTGGAGCTACTGGTAGAGACCACACTTGGTCAAGAATAGCAGGTCACAGTTGTGGTCGCTACAAAGAAGACCGAGAGAAACAAACCGAAAGGGCGAAACGGGATCTCTATCGATATATGCATTATCATAACCGCTTCAAGGCTCATACAGATTCCTTTAAGCTTGAAAGTAAACTGAAGGAATCAATCCTAGACAAGGTGTCCGTTGCAGAAGAGAGGGAATTGAGACTCAAAGATTTCAGCTGGGTAACTAATGGACTCAACAGACTTTTCAGATCAAGACGGGTTCTTTCTTATTCGTACCCGTTTGCATTTTACATGTTTGGTGAAGAGTTTTTTAAGGACGAGATGACAGACGAGGAaagggaaataaaaaagaatctatTTGAGGATCAGCAACAGCAGCTTGAGTCGAATGTTGAGAAACTCTCCATGTTTCTGGAGGAGCCCTTTCAGCAGTTCAGCCAGGATAAAGTTATGGATATAAGGATGCGCGTCATCAATCTGTCTGTGACCATTGATACCCTCTGTCAGAAAAT GTATGAATGCATTGAGAGCGATTTGTTGGGCTCTCTTCATCTAGGCACCCATCATATAGCTCCTTACAAGTCGAAGGGCATTGAAAGGGCATCGgaactttcctcttgttggaACACCAAACTTGGTTCTACAGATGAATATCTACCAAGTG GTGGGGCATCAGAACATGACAGACCTTCTGGCTCTGGGAGTTCAGATGATAGTGGATGCTCTTATCGGAAGCGTGCTAAAAAGGAGGGTGGTGGGTTTTTTGATCTGAACTTGCCAGCAGAGATTGTAGACAGGAACTGA